In the Helianthus annuus cultivar XRQ/B chromosome 11, HanXRQr2.0-SUNRISE, whole genome shotgun sequence genome, one interval contains:
- the LOC118483847 gene encoding pentatricopeptide repeat-containing protein At5g04810, chloroplastic-like, whose product MDRAVKVLDEMLLAGIGPNEHTYTTIMHGYASLGDTGKAFEYFSKVKNEGLNLDVFTYEALLKACCKAGRMQSALAVTKEMHAKKIPRNTFIYNILIDGWARRGDVWEAADLMQQMKQEGVKPDIRTYTSLVNACCKAGDMLRADKTIKEMEAAGLKPNIKTYTTLIHGWARASLPEKAMKCFEDMKLAGLKPDRAVYHCLMTSLLSRASVAEDYIYSSIQQICAEMIDAGLTVDMGTAVHWARCLRKIERCGGDLTEALQKTFPPDWNSQNTLDEISGVDREHDDDDDDLLYESDSDGDIDED is encoded by the exons ATGGATAGGGCGGTAAAAGTATTGGATGAAATGTTACTTGCGGGGATTGGACCAAACGAGCACACGTACACCACAATCATGCATGGCTATGCATCACTCGGTGATACCGGAAAAGCATTTGAGTATTTTTCTAAAGTTAAAAACGAAGGATTAAATCTTGATGTATTCACATACGAGGCACTACTCAAGGCGTGCTGTAAAGCCGGGAGGATGCAAAGTGCTTTAGCGGTCACCAAAGAAATGCATGCCAAAAAAATTCCAAGAAATACTTTTATTTACAATATCCTTATAGACGG ATGGGCTCGAAGAGGTGATGTTTGGGAAGCAGCTGACCTAATGCAACAAATGAAGCAAGAAGGGGTCAAACCCGACATCCGTACTTACACATCCTTGGTCAACGCTTGTTGCAAAGCTGGAGATATGCTT CGAGCAGATAAAACAATCAAAGAGATGGAGGCTGCAGGATTAAAACCTAACATAAAAACATACACAACATTAATTCATGGGTGGGCCCGTGCTTCGCTTCCCGAGAAAGCTATGAAATGTTTTGAAGACATGAAGTTAGCCGGGCTGAAACCCGACCGGGCCGTGTACCATTGCTTGATGACATCACTGTTGTCCCGAGCCTCTGTAGCCGAGGACTACATTTACTCCAGCATTCAACAAATCTGTGCAGAAATGATTGACGCTGGTTTGACCGTTGACATGGGCACCGCAGTGCATTGGGCCCGGTGTTTACGCAAGATTGAACGGTGTGGTGGAGATCTTACTGAAGCACTTCAAAAAACGTTCCCGCCTGATTGGAACTCGCAAAACACCCTCGATGAAATATCGGGGGTTGATCGTGAACATGATGATGACGACGACGACTTGCTGTATGAAAGTGATTCTGATGGTGATATTGATGAGGATTGA
- the LOC110889145 gene encoding cell division control protein 48 homolog C-like has protein sequence MGKAGKNKKPLMFEKILRHRVKETYGTSIPSIDKLIDGLRAKYPEYGRYRHQLFTRMVKQTLDVHNNNDDKKRKLSANYEEDDDVMSQSSASKKAKKIEIKGRGSELQTEPSELESSSTHTVLSFENESQQFEPGFDFTKSMLRNKYSGSTIRKNIELEPMVKAGSRKSNNNGPRFEDLGGMDDVLDHLEMEVIVPLLHPDLYPSLGLRATAGVLLHGPPGCGKTLLARAIANESGASFYKISAPELVSGVSGESEENIRELFSKANRTAPSIVFIDEIDAIASKRENLQREMEKRIVTQLMTCMDESHRTSEPNDALETTEMPNGKPGYVLVIGATNRPDALDPALRRPGRFDLEISLGAPNEDTRLKILSVLTRDKKLEGDFDLIKIARSTPGFVGADLDRLVNTAGGLAIRRVFYKRKLELPTESIQNKNWLKKAWTHEEHASYRITTSDFEAAAKLVQPSSKREGFTSIPNVKWEDIGGLHSLRREFYTHIISRIKYPDECEDIKDDLETGFLLYGPPGCGKTLIAQAVANEAGANFIHIKACHGFYSFISIYLIFYFLKLTLCILSIMKGPELLNKYVGESELALRTHFSRARTCSPCILFFDEVDAITTKRETDGNWVATRVVHQFLTELDGGDQRKGVYVIGATNKPDAVDSALLRPGRFGENMYVPLPNQDERVLILKALSKNRRLDADVDLIAIAQRCANFSGADLSKLMKKASLAAHEERISKIIAAGHEGTSLGDTRHIIKAVHFERVFRKVSPSVSEAVYNKLALSIFTNRLRSSDQQHLEMGSCLWVVGSNPTHILKFGTNQKIVFVRTEPKYDQ, from the exons ATGGGTAAAGCAGGCAAGAACAAGAAGCCATTGATGTTCGAAAAGATCCTACGCCACCGCGTAAAGGAGACCTACGGCACCTCTATACCGTCCATCGACAAACTCATCGACGGTCTCCGGGCTAAATATCCGGAATACGGTCGTTACAGGCACCAACTCTTCACAAGGATGGTGAAACAAACACTAGATGTTCATAACAACAACGACGACAAGAAGCGGAAATTAAGTGCTAACTATGAAGAAGACGATGACGTCATGTCACAGTCTTCAGCAAGCAAAAAAGCGAAGAAAATTGAAATTAAGGGTAGAGGATCTGAGCTACAAACAGAACCATCGGAACTGGAATCGAGTAGTACACATACGGTTTTGTCTTTCGAGAATGAGAGCCAGCAATTCGAGCCGGGGTTTGATTTTACTAAATCAATGCTGCGAAACAAATACAGCGGGTCAACAATACGTAAAAATATAGAGTTAGAGCCCATGGTAAAAGCCGGGTCAAGGAAATCGAATAATAACGGGCCAAGGTTTGAGGACCTTGGTGGTATGGATGATGTGTTGGATCACCTGGAAATGGAGGTGATTGTTCCTTTGCTTCATCCGGATCTTTATCCAAGCCTCGGGCTAAGAGCGACTGCTGGTGTTTTGTTACATGGGCCGCCTGGGTGTGGAAAGACTCTACTAGCTCGTGCCATTGCTAATGAGTCTGGGGCTTCGTTTTATAAGATTTCGGCTCCTGAGTTGGTCTCCGGCGTATCAG GTGAATCTGAAGAGAATATAAGAGAGCTATTTTCAAAAGCAAACAGGACTGCACCGTCTATAGTTTTCATTGACGAGATTGATGCAATTGCTTCAAAAAGAGAAAACCTTCAAAGGGAGATGGAAAAACGAATCGTGACACAACTAATGACGTGCATGGATGAATCTCATAGGACATCTGAACCAAATGACGCTTTAGAAACCACAGAAATGCCAAATGGCAAACCGGGATATGTTTTGGTGATTGGTGCTACCAATAGACCTGATGCGCTCGACCCGGCGTTAAGAAGACCAGGACGTTTTGATTTGGAAATCAGTTTAGGTGCTCCAAATGAAGATACAAGATTAAAGATTCTTTCTGTGCTTACACGAGATAAAAAACTTGAAGGTGATTTTGACCTGATCAAAATTGCGAGGTCAACTCCTGGTTTTGTTGGAGCTGATTTAGATCGTTTGGTGAACACAGCTGGTGGCCTTGCTATAAGGAGAGTGTTTTATAAAAGAAAGTTGGAACTTCCTACAGAAAGTATACAAAATAAAAACTGGTTGAAGAAGGCATGGACTCATGAAGAGCATGCCAGCTATAGGATCACAACGTCTGATTTTGAG GCAGCTGCCAAGCTGGTTCAACCCTCTTCTAAAAGAGAAGGGTTCACGAGCATTCCAAATGTCAAATGGGAAGACATTGGAGGTCTTCATTCGCTTAGAAGGGAGTTTTACACTCACATTATCAGCCGTATAAAATATCCTGATGAGTGTGAG GATATCAAAGATGATTTGGAGACGGGGTTTTTGCTTTATGGACCTCCTGGTTGTGGAAAAACATTGATTGCCCAAGCTGTTGCTAACGAAGCAGGAGCAAATTTTATACACATTAAGGCCTGTCATGGATTCTATTCCTTTATTTCTATCTACCTGATTTTTTATTTCCTTAAATTGACACTATGTATCTTATCAATCATGAAGGGCCCTGAGCTTCTGAACAAATACGTCGGCGAGAGTGAATTGGCATTGCGGACTCATTTCAGTCGCGCAAGGACATGTTCTCCATGCATATTATTCTTTGATGAG GTAGATGCTATTACAACTAAGCGTGAAACTGACGGGAATTGGGTTGCCACTCGAGTTGTACACCAG TTCTTGACAGAGCTAGATGGTGGTGATCAACGTAAGGGAGTTTACGTAATTGGTGCTACCAACAA ACCAGATGCGGTAGACTCAGCACTCTTACGGCCCGGAAGGTTTGGGGAAAACATGTATGTCCCTCTGCCAAACCAAGACGAGCGTGTGTTGATCTTAAAAGCTCTTTCTAAGAATAGGCGATTAGATGCTGATGTGGACTTGATTGCTATTGCTCAGAGATGTGCAAATTTCAGTGGAGCAGATCTTTCAAAActg ATGAAGAAAGCTTCATTGGctgctcatgaagaaagaattagTAAAATTATAGCTGCTGGTCATGAAGGGACATCTCTAGGTGACACCCGACATATTATTAAAGCAGTTCATTTTGAGCGAGTATTTCGAAAAGTCTCACCTTCTGTCTCAGAAGCGGTATATAATAAACTAGCTCTATCTATCTTTACAAATCGTCTTAGATCAAGTGATCAACAACATCTGGAAATGGGGTCGTGTTTGTGGGTTGTCGGGTCTAACCCGACACATATCTTAAAATTTGGCACAAACCAGAAAATTGTGTTTGTGAGAACCGAACCTAAATATGATCAATAA